Part of the Pomacea canaliculata isolate SZHN2017 linkage group LG11, ASM307304v1, whole genome shotgun sequence genome is shown below.
agtttctcccacctcagactagacctcagtctgtgtgcttgtttccctcgttttcgaaacATTTTTGGTTCgcgtttttttactttttgtacatttacaaaacattatcccattatttttgtaaccatggtccgaagaagaagatgatgtctattgaattaaagcgcgaaatcgtagaaaaacatgagcatgTGCGAATAACTGACTTGGCgagatgtacgggtgtagcacatcaatgatatgttctgagcttaacaggagttgataaagggtacataggggcgttacaataatttctaagctcggacttctctccatgaaaagatggaaaactattgactgtgtgggtgacagagaagcctTCAAGGAGAACTCGTGATTTGCTGatgcagatcccacacacttccacaaacgaagaatcataaataaatgtttcttcttgtaaatacactttttcttattcaaaaacacttaacaaaaacaactgagtgGTTTTTTGGGAGCTGGACGAATTaaatttcaatgaatttcaatggcttgagatacgagcaatttgacatacgagcaaggttacgaacgaattaaactcgtatgtcgaggtaccactgtgtCAAGAGGAtccattttctcatttttcactCACatatttacctttgtttttcctgccTTAATTTGGCACAAAATTAGATATGAGTCAGGAAGAAAACTTTCTCTTTGTCACTCAAAAATCCTCctataaaacaattttaccaACTTTAATTTGGTACGAAATGCGTTTTTGTCTTACTTCTTCTCTCGCACGGCGTCGGCGctctaaataaatgttaagtgtaTAAAGAAAAGGGTTAAGAGCAGAGTTCacgggtaaaataaaaatagccatcgccACGTTGACCTCTCCTGCCACGGCAACATCGTACGACGCCAGAATTCCCGTCAAacccacaggaaaccagcaaagaaaGTCCGACATCACTACGGTGACTAGACGGCGGGCTATGGTGATGTCGTTAACAGCTTTGGATGTGTtggacacagacatggagctggagcgaatagaccagtaaattagcacctgacccacaaaaataagaacaaagcaaataaagttaaagacaACTAGAACGATAAAAGAATACTTACGGCCAGGAAATTCTACCCTCGATGTAGGAAGGGGAATACAAatgctagtctggctgtaaaactgccagtgtgacgtcataggaagACAAGGGGTTACCGCTAGGACAAGACCTGCCACCCACACTACCCCGCATGTAAACTGTGCTGAACGTTTTCTAAAATGGAAGGAACTAAAGGGAAAGTGAAGAACTAAAAAGCGGTCAACAGTGATCATAAAGATCATCAGAACAGACACCTCCATggacaataaacacacaaaacctgtgacCTTGCACAAGTGGCTGTTCCTCCAGCTCACGTCCTCCCACACGTAAGCCCCTCGGTACCTGTGGTCAGCTATTCCGATGATCAACagatacacacccatcagaaagtccgccacgCACAAGTTGGACACGAAGACGTCATAGCCCACGTTGCCTGTTGTTTTGTGGAAGATAAAGCGGTAAAGCAACGTGCCGACATTTCCCAGTAACGATAACGAGGCAAAGGTAGCGAGGGCGACGCGGTACAcgttggagcgcagcagatcgtcacaggaagacacttcgtccgaaggagcgtgacagttgagcacgttgaagcCCTTGGGTAGTgtcgccggacagcacagcttgtagttgtcagcaaaaaCACTCTGCAGTCGCTCTAGAccctgaaatatttctttaggGAAATGGGTGAGAGGGCATTGACGCAGATCGAGCACCTGCAAGTTCATCATTCTAGGGAATCCTTGTcctgtcacatattttatttgattaccgGAGAGATTAAGAGTCACTAAAGTTGGATAAAAGCTCATTATTGAAAGGTCAATTCCTGAAATTCGGATACTAGACATGTCAAAAAATTTAAGAGGACTCGTATAAGTAAAATTATGCAGGTGGAAGCCTGTCAAAGGGTTGTTGCTTATCTTCAGAAACTCTATATTGTTGAGACCAGCAAAGAACCGGCCCCTTATTTCAGTTATCTCATTGTAGCTCAGATCCAGAGTGCGGAGATTAGGCAAAACCACTTCATGCAGTTTAGTCAGATGACAACGGACCAGACTGAGGTGAACGAGAAAAGTGTTGTTCCacaggtcagcgagggtcaTCAAGGTGTCGCTGCCATCCAGATATCGAAGGTTAGAATAGTCAGCGGCACGGAAAGTATCCGAGCAAATGAAGGCCAGACCGTAGCAGACACAactgtgtggacaggtgtcgtTACACAGTAGTTCGTCATCgcgttgaggacaatggtacaccccgtcacacacgtgactctcgtcaacacacacctgagactgACGGCAGCGGTAAAAGCCGGGACACGTTACCTGTCGCattccgcctcgtcttcgtgatcaGGACAGTCGTAGAGCCCGTTACAAcggaggaagacaggaagacagacctGGTGAAGACTGGCGCACATGAAGTGGGAAACAGGACAAGAAAACGTCGATGCTTCAGACATGTTGTGATTAGTCAACACTAGCAGTCCCTCTCGATACTCAAGTCTAGCAGATGTAGAAATTAATTTATCAAAGGAAATAACATTCGCTTCCAAAGAGCTTATGTGGCACAGGATTTCGTCGGCATAGTCATCACAGTCCGCTTTATCATCACAGACGTTTCTATAATGAACACACTgcaaaaaatcacaaatgttttcattcatctagtcattttatgaaacaaattattgtaCTACCCTAGAAACGATGACTTTGCGGAAGTAAAGATCGCACAATTTCAAGTGCGTCTTTTGCAAAGATTGTCAGAGAAAAAGTAAAGTAGAGACATGCcaaaacaaaatacaccaaaTGTTTACTTCTACTTTACGGATCTTTCCTTACAGAGTAttcaataatatatttttctccTAGAATTAATAcgaagttttatttaaacaacaataaagtaaataattcgTCTGAAAGTAAACATTGTTAGAGGAAACGTATCTATAACGAAgacttacttttatttacttttactttaatgcaacaaaattattttcagaaataaacaaaccctTCTTCCGctgcaaaatacaaataacGGACTATCGCACGGTTCGAAAACGCAGAAATCTTCGTCACTTTCGTCTTTACAGTCAGGCTGATGGTCACACACGAGTGTGTAAGGGACACTATCCTCACCGCCACACTTAAAAGACGGCGGAAGTGGCGTCAGTGGTGCGGAACAGGAAGGCGTGGCGCCAGACTTATTGGACCAACAGGAAGAGACGTcatcacaagccaggaagacgtgagtgaagtgattggCCGGACACCGTATGTACGCAGCCTGTTGAATAGTGGGATGTGTGAATTGTAGACACAGCAATTTTAACACTTAATACATTATAATATATCACACGTAACCACAGCAATGAACTGACATACTAACAAATaccgaaaacaaattattttatcttctttctgtcagatcttaaaacagtattttttacattgaaATTTAAGTATACGTAGATATCAGTCACTAAATAACTAGGTGCAACCACTTGTCTACCAGCCAAGACTAAAATACAACAATAAGTTTACCATTGTGTTCCTTTACAAGTGCTGGTGCCCTTTAATGCAACTAAAGCCTtttactgacctttgacagtCTGTCATGCGGTCCATTTGTGAAAATCACCGGCAGCTGGACGCCACGTTGTTCTTTAGCAGTTTTCGAAAGCTGGCATATCTGAGATGTCAAGTCATAAGCTTTATTACAATCTTTTATATAAAGATGATCAATGAACCCAAATTGAGTATAACTCATgtcgaaaaaaaaacagtattgtAGACCTGTTCGCAACTCTGTCTTCCTGGTATGTGCGACAGTCTTATCAAGCCACTGTAGACTGTCTTTATacctggaaaacaaaatatagtaGTTTGCTTAGTCAGTTAGACAAATTATAAGTTATCAAAGATAAACATTGCCTATATTATGAAACGACAATGTATCTGAGAAACGTTTTGTGTAAACAGTACACGTGTACTTACATTAGTGATAAATCCCTCGACATTGTCGTCAGACCAATGGCACCTCTGGCCAGTAGGTTAACCCTCCGTAACAATTCCAGAAAACGGTCTCTCATGTTACTCGTACTCAAACTGACCAGTTCTCCTCCATGTTTTCGACACCATTCGCTCTCAAGGTACCAGGACGATTGCTGATATCTTTGCGAGAGAGCAAGACATCTACCGTCAACCTGAAATATTCCTTGCTTGAATGTGCCATCACCTTGCCAGCATCCACGTTCTGCTTCGCTGTGGTGACAGTTAAACATGAAGATACAGGGAACACCTTGCCACATTTCCGGCCAGTCGCtaaccgagcagttccacctgtctcctgaCAGCGCAGCGGGTGGTTGTGAGATGTGATGAAACTCAAAAGTTagtgtaaaatttgtttcccATAACGTGCCATAACTTATAAGTTCTATAAGTACCCACCCGGAATAAAGAGCTAGGCCATTGCACACATCTGCTGGTGAGGTGCACAGCTCGTACGTTATGGTACTGTTGTCTGTCTTGAAGGTGAAGCTATAACGGTTAATATCGTCGTACGCGCagtgaaaataatgaataaaatttatgaCAACAATGTGGTCGGCTGGTGCCCGAAGGTGGAGAGACGTTTTTACAAATGGTCGATTATGTTGGTAGATTCTCCAGTTTTTCATTTCGATTTTCCCTGTAAATcatttggaaataaaatttatttcaagagATTTAGattaataaacaatttaatgaaactaaaacaaacaatggGCAACGGCTTTGTCCTCATGCTGCCCACAATCCTACAGGATTACAAACAGCCACCCCACATTATCTCCGAGGAGAAAACATAACGAAGTGaataaaagagaacaagagaagaTTTGATatcaaataaatacaacaaaatagaTAACTAAAGCAGGTTGGCTCATCTAAATAGGGTCCTAGAGTGCGCGATAATGGTATACAATGGGGACGTATAATGACGAATAATAAAATACTGCATTGCTATAAATAGTCCTTCCATGAACATTTAGcaccaaaataaatattgaaagcaTTTCCctttcgtaattttttttttaaatacacatttcGTATTGAGTTAGTTTGAAATGACACATCCGCACTGTTAAACGCTTTGAGTAgcttttaatattgttttcgGCGTTGACTGGGGGAAAGTGCATGTACACAAAGGGGATTCAATAGAGTGTCTGCCACCAAAAATATTGTAAGGGCGAAGGTATcgacacagacacaggcacgGCAAATAT
Proteins encoded:
- the LOC112575674 gene encoding G-protein coupled receptor GRL101-like; this encodes MTLADLWNNTFLVHLSLVRCHLTKLHEVVLPNLRTLDLSYNEITEIRGRFFAGLNNIEFLKISNNPLTGFHLHNFTYTSPLKFFDMSSIRISGIDLSIMSFYPTLVTLNLSGNQIKYVTGQGFPRMMNLQVLDLRQCPLTHFPKEIFQGLERLQSVFADNYKLCCPATLPKGFNVLNCHAPSDEVSSCDDLLRSNVYRVALATFASLSLLGNVGTLLYRFIFHKTTGNVGYDVFVSNLCVADFLMGVYLLIIGIADHRYRGAYVWEDVSWRNSHLCKVTGFVCLLSMEVSVLMIFMITVDRFLVLHFPFSSFHFRKRSAQFTCGVVWVAGLVLAVTPCLPMTSHWQFYSQTSICIPLPTSRVEFPGRKYSFIVLVVFNFICFVLIFVGQVLIYWSIRSSSMSVSNTSKAVNDITIARRLVTVVMSDFLCWFPVGLTGILASYDVAVAGEVNVAMAIFILPVNSALNPFLYTLNIYLERRRRAREEVRQKRISYQIKVGKIVL
- the LOC112575675 gene encoding LDL receptor repeat-containing protein egg-2-like, whose protein sequence is MTLLDDANVTLFSGFPHQLPTIFITYSHLMTFHLTFDKTQLIGRYGFTMIMNITTLPESSRPQFQIVFNSSTSAKQNVDAGKVMAHSSKEYFRLTICQLSKTAKEQRGVQLPVIFTNGPHDRLSKAAYIRCPANHFTHVFLACDDVSSCWSNKSGATPSCSAPLTPLPPSFKCGGEDSVPYTLVCDHQPDCKDESDEDFCVFEPCDSPLFVFCSGRRCVHYRNVCDDKADCDDYADEILCHISSLEANVISFDKLISTSARLEYREGLLVLTNHNMSEASTFSCPVSHFMCASLHQVCLPVFLRCNGLYDCPDHEDEAECDR